The stretch of DNA AGCGCCAGCACCAGTCCGGTGGCGATCGGCAGGGGAAAGCGGGGTGTCGGGTGGCGAGGCGTGGACATGAGGGCATCCTCCGGGTGGGTAGGGGGCACGGGGCGTGGCCGTCACGCCGAGGCGTGGCGATGCAGCCAGCGGATATCGATGAAGAACGACCAGGTGAGGGCGGCCAGCGCGCTGCCCGCAAGCCAGCCCACCGCCGTGGTGCCGGTGACGGGCAGCAGGGCGATCATCAGGGCGGCCACCTGCCAGACGCAGACCGCCTTGCGGCGGCGACTCTCCGGCAGCGGTCTTGTCAGCCAGGTCAGCCGGAGCCCGGCAACAACGAAAGCGTAGCGCATGGCACCGATGGCCAGCACCCAGGGGCCTGCCTTGTCGAGCAGCAGCAGCGCCAGGCACAGCACGAGGATGAAGAAGGCATCGAGCTCCATGTCGAACCGCGCGCCGAAGTCGCTCTGGGTGGAGGTGCGCCGGGCGACCCAGCCATCCACGCCGTCCAGCAGCAGGGCCAGCAGGGCCAGGATGGCGAGGGGGACCGCGGCGCGGGCCAGCAGGTCCGGGTCGGCCAGGGTGCCGGCCAGCAGGGCGACGATCGCGCCCCGCCCCAGGGTGACGCGATTGGCCCAGCCCAGTTCACGCCAGTGCTCCGGCAGGTTCGTCAGGACCAGGCCGGTCATGGCGAGGTAGCAGACCATCGCCAGCAGCGGGACCGGCAGGCTTGCCTCCAGCCAGCTGGAGAGCAGGGCAGCCGGGATCACCAGGCCCAGGGCACCTGTTCCAAGGTCACGAGCGATCGAAATGAGCGTCTCCTCCCGGCATGATGCGGTCTTTAAACGACGATACTTCATTGTGCATAGCCGTGCTAGTGTATCATTATTGTAGAAGTTTAGGGCGTGTCGCCACGCGCGACCCAGGTCGGGTCCGGTGGCCAGCACGGCGCGCACCTTGGGGTCATGTCCCGTCTCGACCGCTGAATACTGCCAAAGGGATCTTGCCATGCCACATGAGATCGCTACCGCCTTCTGGACCCTGGCCCCCGGCCAGGGGGCCCTGCGACAGGAGCCGCTGGCCCGGCCCGGCCCCGGCGAGGTGGCCGTTCGCACCCTCTACAGCGGCATCAGCCGAGGCACCGAGGCGCTGGTCTTCGAGGGGCGGGTTCCGGAAAGCGAGTGGCAGCGCATGCGTGCCCCCTTCCAGGCGGGTGACTTCCCCGGGCCGGTCAAGTACGGCTACATCAGCGTGGGCGTCGTCGAGGCCGGTGAGCCATCGCTGCTCGGACGCGAGGTGTTCTGTCTCTATCCCCATCAGGATCGCTACGTGGTGCCGGCGGACGCCGTGACGCCGCTGCCGGAAGGCCTGCCGGCGGCGCGGGCCGTGCTCTCGGCCAACATGGAGACGGCCATCAATGCGGTCTGGGATGCCGCCCCCGGGGTGGGA from Halomonas aestuarii encodes:
- a CDS encoding CDP-alcohol phosphatidyltransferase family protein encodes the protein MIPAALLSSWLEASLPVPLLAMVCYLAMTGLVLTNLPEHWRELGWANRVTLGRGAIVALLAGTLADPDLLARAAVPLAILALLALLLDGVDGWVARRTSTQSDFGARFDMELDAFFILVLCLALLLLDKAGPWVLAIGAMRYAFVVAGLRLTWLTRPLPESRRRKAVCVWQVAALMIALLPVTGTTAVGWLAGSALAALTWSFFIDIRWLHRHASA